The Microbacterium maritypicum genome contains a region encoding:
- a CDS encoding M81 family metallopeptidase produces the protein MGPLPTIADGGLSKPRIGIAGISIESSTFSPHISGDEAFTVRTGETLRGYYPFLDDGRELAGAAEWVPLTHGRSLPGGAVAPETYRRMKEAIVAGIREQGPFDGFFFDIHGAMSVVGMDDAEGDLALAVRSALGPDTLVSTSMDLHGNVSEVLRDAVDLLTCYRMAPHEDWMNTKERAVWNLLARLRGPHGADPLRRRPFSAWVPVPVLLPGEKTSTRLEPARSIYAQLPEIEALPGVVDASVWIGYAWADEPRCQAYVVVTGDDEELIAREAERVARMFWDAREDFVFVAETGSLDEALEKALAPGAPHPYLISDSGDNPTAGGAGDVTWTLAHLLQRAELTDGSRTTLVASIFDREAVARAVAAGIGATVTLDAGAGVDAGPHGPATITGTVFSITDGDPDAGTQVVIAVGGLHAIITERRKPFHHLSDFRMLGLEPTTADIVVVKIGYLEPELYELAEGWTLALTPGGVDQDLLRLGHHRLQPGVFPFETDGNPDLKAVVVRRGVSEEQNA, from the coding sequence ATGGGCCCCCTTCCCACCATCGCCGACGGCGGGCTGTCGAAGCCCCGGATCGGCATCGCCGGAATCTCGATCGAGTCGAGCACGTTCTCCCCGCACATCTCCGGCGACGAGGCCTTCACGGTCCGTACGGGGGAGACACTGCGCGGGTACTACCCGTTCCTGGACGACGGACGCGAACTCGCCGGCGCCGCGGAGTGGGTGCCGCTGACGCATGGTCGCTCGCTGCCGGGCGGTGCCGTGGCGCCGGAGACCTATCGACGGATGAAGGAGGCGATCGTCGCCGGTATCCGCGAGCAGGGCCCCTTCGACGGGTTCTTCTTCGACATCCACGGAGCGATGAGCGTCGTCGGCATGGACGACGCCGAGGGCGACCTCGCTCTCGCTGTGCGCTCGGCTCTCGGCCCCGACACGCTGGTGTCGACGTCGATGGACCTGCACGGCAACGTCTCGGAGGTGCTGCGTGACGCGGTCGATCTGCTGACCTGTTATCGGATGGCGCCCCACGAGGACTGGATGAACACCAAGGAGCGGGCCGTGTGGAACCTGCTCGCGCGACTGCGGGGTCCGCACGGCGCCGACCCGCTGCGTCGTCGTCCGTTCTCCGCATGGGTGCCCGTTCCCGTGCTGCTGCCGGGGGAGAAGACCAGCACCCGGCTGGAGCCGGCGCGCAGCATCTACGCCCAGCTTCCCGAGATCGAGGCGCTCCCCGGCGTCGTCGACGCCTCGGTGTGGATCGGCTATGCCTGGGCGGACGAGCCGCGCTGTCAGGCGTACGTGGTGGTCACCGGTGACGACGAGGAGCTGATCGCCCGTGAGGCCGAGCGCGTGGCGCGGATGTTCTGGGACGCCCGCGAGGACTTCGTCTTCGTGGCCGAGACCGGATCCCTCGATGAGGCGCTCGAGAAGGCGCTCGCCCCGGGAGCGCCGCATCCGTACCTGATCTCCGACTCGGGGGACAACCCGACAGCGGGCGGTGCGGGCGACGTGACCTGGACGCTCGCGCACCTGCTGCAGCGTGCGGAGCTCACCGACGGCAGCCGCACGACCCTGGTCGCCTCGATCTTCGACCGCGAGGCCGTCGCGCGGGCGGTCGCCGCCGGAATCGGCGCCACCGTCACCCTCGACGCCGGTGCAGGGGTAGACGCGGGCCCGCACGGCCCTGCGACGATCACCGGGACCGTGTTCTCCATCACCGACGGCGACCCGGATGCGGGCACGCAGGTCGTGATCGCGGTGGGCGGGTTGCACGCCATCATCACCGAGCGTCGCAAGCCGTTCCATCACCTCTCGGACTTCCGGATGCTGGGGCTGGAGCCCACGACCGCCGACATCGTCGTGGTGAAGATCGGCTATCTGGAACCCGAGCTGTACGAGCTCGCCGAGGGCTGGACCCTCGCACTGACACCCGGCGGCGTCGACCAGGACCTCCTGCGTCTGGGGCACCACCGCCTGCAGCCGGGTGTCTTCCCGTTCGAGACGGACGGGAATCCCGACCTGAAAGCGGTGGTCGTCCGCCGCGGAGTCTCCGAGGAGCAGAACGCATGA
- a CDS encoding carbohydrate ABC transporter permease produces the protein MSTETLVRPTGRAGRTERERARGAATTPGARARLILAHVGIYVAALIFISPLIYAFFSALKPNAEMFSMPPTLVGSELRWSNFVDVFAYGPFLTYIMNSFIVAIGGTLVVLVVSTTAGYAFGRLRWKGRDAVFVLFLATLMVPAEVLVIPMFQVMQWFSWVDTYQALILPFAFGAFGTFLMRQFFRGIPYELEEAARVDGAGPVRSFLQIILPLSKSAVAVLAVFTFLSFWNSYLWPLIVTVDYNAHGTLPVGLASFAGLTGTRWDLQMAAAIISMVPTTILVIVLQKHLVKGIAMAGLGGR, from the coding sequence ATGAGCACTGAGACCCTCGTCCGGCCCACCGGCCGCGCCGGCCGCACCGAACGCGAGCGGGCTCGCGGCGCGGCGACGACCCCCGGCGCCCGCGCCCGGCTCATCCTCGCCCACGTCGGGATCTACGTCGCTGCGCTGATCTTCATCTCCCCGCTGATCTACGCCTTCTTCTCGGCGCTCAAGCCGAACGCCGAGATGTTCTCGATGCCGCCCACGCTGGTGGGCTCGGAGCTGCGGTGGAGCAACTTCGTCGACGTGTTCGCCTACGGACCGTTCCTGACCTACATCATGAACTCCTTCATCGTCGCGATCGGCGGAACGCTGGTCGTGCTGGTCGTCTCGACCACGGCCGGATATGCCTTCGGGCGTCTGCGGTGGAAGGGGCGCGACGCCGTCTTCGTCCTGTTCCTGGCCACGCTCATGGTGCCGGCCGAGGTGCTCGTCATCCCCATGTTCCAGGTGATGCAGTGGTTCAGCTGGGTCGACACGTACCAGGCGCTTATCCTGCCCTTCGCCTTCGGCGCCTTCGGAACCTTCCTGATGCGGCAGTTCTTCCGCGGCATCCCGTACGAGCTCGAAGAGGCGGCCCGCGTCGACGGCGCAGGCCCCGTGCGCTCGTTCCTGCAGATCATCCTGCCGCTGTCGAAGTCGGCCGTCGCCGTCCTCGCGGTGTTCACATTCCTCTCGTTCTGGAACAGCTACCTGTGGCCGCTGATCGTGACGGTCGACTACAACGCGCACGGCACGCTCCCGGTGGGACTCGCGAGCTTCGCCGGACTCACCGGCACCCGGTGGGACCTGCAGATGGCTGCGGCCATCATCTCGATGGTCCCGACCACGATCCTCGTGATCGTTCTGCAGAAGCACCTCGTCAAGGGCATCGCGATGGCAGGACTGGGCGGGCGCTGA
- a CDS encoding alpha-L-fucosidase, which yields MMNFEKRTGPDFGADAPVYPAQDVPEWYRDAKLGFFVHWGLYSVPAWAVQHGEGVNIPTEDAYAWHQYAEWYGNTVRIAGSPTWERHQQLFGPGTSYEDLADQWDASAFDADAFVGELVGAGAKYIVPTTKHHEGFCLWDTATTGFNAAARGPRRDLIAEFHDATRRAGAKFGVYYSGALDWHVSDFPPIESDTDLFRFRRNDEHFARYSAAQLDELVSRFSPDVLWNDIEWPDGGKGRDEYAVAALLERYFAAVPDGVVNDRWGVPYHGFLTREYTDIPEIISQPWESTRGLGFSFGFNQAEDERHSLSGAALIRLLVDVVAKNGNLLINVGPAADGSIPELQRRAMRELGTWLEANGDAIYGTRPWIRMGERTGAPRRYTTTGATVHVHALDPSTGTLELPEELLGSDLRWTDGSVVERQAHDQTVAVIPAGLREEAVAVLSAG from the coding sequence ATGATGAACTTCGAGAAGCGCACCGGTCCGGACTTCGGAGCTGACGCTCCGGTGTACCCGGCCCAGGATGTGCCCGAGTGGTACCGCGATGCGAAGCTCGGCTTCTTCGTGCACTGGGGGCTCTACTCCGTGCCGGCATGGGCGGTGCAGCACGGCGAAGGCGTGAACATCCCCACCGAGGATGCCTACGCCTGGCACCAGTACGCCGAGTGGTACGGGAACACCGTGCGGATCGCGGGGAGCCCCACCTGGGAGCGTCATCAGCAGCTGTTCGGCCCGGGGACCTCCTACGAGGACCTCGCGGATCAGTGGGACGCCTCGGCCTTCGACGCGGACGCCTTCGTGGGCGAACTGGTCGGTGCGGGGGCGAAGTACATCGTCCCCACCACGAAGCACCACGAGGGTTTCTGCCTGTGGGACACGGCGACGACCGGCTTCAACGCGGCCGCACGCGGTCCGCGCCGCGACCTGATCGCCGAGTTCCACGACGCCACCCGGCGGGCGGGGGCGAAGTTCGGCGTGTACTACTCGGGTGCACTCGATTGGCACGTGAGCGACTTCCCGCCGATCGAGTCGGACACCGACCTCTTCCGCTTCCGCCGCAACGATGAGCACTTCGCGCGCTACTCGGCCGCGCAGCTCGACGAACTCGTCTCGCGCTTCTCGCCCGACGTCCTGTGGAACGACATCGAGTGGCCCGACGGCGGAAAGGGGCGAGACGAATACGCGGTCGCGGCCCTGCTGGAGCGCTACTTCGCCGCGGTGCCGGACGGCGTCGTCAACGACCGCTGGGGTGTGCCGTACCACGGCTTCCTCACCCGCGAGTACACGGACATCCCCGAGATCATCTCGCAGCCGTGGGAGTCGACGCGCGGCCTCGGCTTCTCGTTCGGCTTCAACCAGGCGGAGGACGAGCGGCACTCGCTGTCGGGCGCGGCCCTGATCCGCCTGCTTGTCGACGTCGTGGCGAAGAACGGCAACCTGCTGATCAACGTGGGCCCAGCGGCCGACGGCTCGATCCCCGAGCTGCAGCGTCGCGCGATGCGCGAGCTGGGCACGTGGCTGGAGGCGAACGGCGACGCGATCTACGGCACACGTCCGTGGATCCGCATGGGGGAGCGCACCGGCGCCCCGCGTCGGTACACGACCACCGGGGCGACCGTGCACGTGCACGCCCTCGACCCGAGCACGGGCACGCTCGAGCTGCCCGAGGAGCTCCTGGGCTCCGACCTGCGCTGGACCGACGGCAGCGTGGTCGAGAGGCAGGCGCACGACCAGACGGTCGCGGTGATCCCGGCCGGGCTGCGCGAGGAGGCTGTCGCGGTCCTGTCCGCAGGCTGA
- a CDS encoding ROK family protein: protein MPIATSSARGAGLVGIDIGGTKIAALLVSDDGTVLARGSVPAPAALGGGAMADAAANLAGELAAQAEVSLAAAGVGAAGVIDHETGTIRAASATFVGWAGFPLADELEQRLGVPVRVENDVNAFLLGEAAADGRTDRDVLGVMLGTGVGGALIIDGDLHHGPHGAAGEIGHTPGYSELVCTCGQIGHLETLASGTSIALRYQERTSAPVRDAREVADRARGGDAEAIAVFDAAGRALALACASAATILDLPCAIVGGGVTAAWDLLEPSILRTLDTDSPVSGIPLRIIPAVLGSDAVALGAIETARRALVPAGAH from the coding sequence ATGCCCATCGCCACCTCTTCGGCCCGCGGTGCGGGACTGGTCGGGATCGATATCGGGGGTACCAAGATCGCCGCACTCCTGGTGAGTGACGACGGTACCGTCCTCGCCCGGGGCAGTGTGCCAGCGCCGGCCGCACTCGGCGGCGGTGCGATGGCCGATGCGGCCGCCAATCTCGCGGGGGAACTCGCGGCGCAGGCCGAGGTGTCGCTCGCCGCGGCCGGCGTCGGCGCGGCCGGAGTCATCGACCATGAGACCGGCACCATCCGCGCCGCATCGGCGACCTTCGTCGGGTGGGCGGGATTCCCGCTGGCCGACGAGCTGGAGCAGCGTCTCGGAGTGCCGGTCCGCGTCGAGAACGATGTGAACGCGTTCCTTCTCGGCGAGGCGGCGGCCGACGGCAGGACCGATCGCGACGTGCTCGGCGTCATGCTCGGCACGGGCGTCGGCGGTGCACTCATCATCGATGGAGATCTCCACCACGGTCCGCACGGCGCGGCGGGGGAGATCGGGCACACACCCGGCTACAGCGAACTGGTGTGCACCTGCGGCCAGATCGGTCACCTGGAGACCCTGGCCTCCGGTACGTCGATCGCGCTCCGCTATCAGGAGCGCACGTCCGCTCCCGTGCGCGACGCGCGAGAGGTCGCCGACCGTGCCCGTGGCGGCGACGCCGAGGCGATCGCGGTGTTCGATGCCGCCGGGCGCGCCCTCGCCCTCGCGTGCGCCAGCGCGGCGACGATCCTCGACCTGCCCTGCGCGATCGTCGGCGGCGGAGTCACCGCGGCCTGGGATCTGCTCGAGCCGTCCATCCTGCGCACGCTCGACACGGATTCTCCGGTGTCGGGCATTCCGCTGCGCATCATCCCCGCCGTCCTCGGCTCCGATGCGGTCGCGCTGGGCGCGATCGAGACCGCTCGCCGCGCGCTCGTGCCGGCGGGGGCACACTGA
- a CDS encoding ABC transporter substrate-binding protein, with the protein MKKLRVGAVVAVAGVAVAMTGCASGSGTGGSADGDTIVVDMWAGSESDVDALEAQVAFAQEQNPDIKIKLQTSPWSDFFTKLTTNMASGNMACVTGMSGAQLGGYTGGFRELSDADLKTAGIDWADFNPSADGILSFEGKVYGVPFDVATMLVYYNQDMLTAAGAPTPEIGWTFDDFDSIAAAATKDGKYGFGMGMGGYQWMSMPIAYSATQPASEDGTLHIDEKAFVDASTWYAELVTEKKVAAPVASASDTGWGENQYTGANAAMAVDGTWNAVSYLDNESGFAAGMVPLPAGANGNPGPILGSGYGISANCKNPEAALKVMGSLLGEDAQDYIASSGRSYPARTSSQPLYFESIDEQYRDQVQSVFEAAFGDTVPLYMTKNWQKLDSYIQPNLVSVYNGQMTMEELLSNAQAQFGE; encoded by the coding sequence ATGAAGAAGTTGCGTGTAGGGGCTGTGGTCGCCGTCGCCGGCGTCGCAGTCGCGATGACCGGCTGCGCGAGCGGCAGCGGCACCGGTGGTTCCGCCGACGGCGACACCATCGTGGTCGACATGTGGGCGGGTAGCGAGTCCGACGTGGATGCCCTCGAGGCGCAGGTCGCGTTCGCTCAGGAGCAGAACCCCGATATCAAGATCAAGCTGCAGACGTCGCCGTGGAGCGACTTCTTCACGAAGCTGACCACGAACATGGCCAGCGGCAACATGGCCTGCGTCACCGGCATGAGCGGTGCGCAGCTCGGCGGCTACACGGGCGGCTTCCGCGAGCTGAGCGACGCCGACCTCAAGACGGCCGGCATCGACTGGGCGGACTTCAACCCGAGTGCCGACGGCATCCTCAGCTTCGAGGGCAAGGTCTACGGCGTGCCCTTCGACGTGGCCACCATGCTCGTCTACTACAACCAGGACATGCTGACCGCGGCCGGCGCCCCCACCCCGGAGATCGGCTGGACGTTCGACGACTTCGACAGCATCGCCGCCGCCGCGACGAAGGACGGCAAGTACGGCTTCGGCATGGGCATGGGCGGCTACCAGTGGATGTCGATGCCCATCGCGTACTCCGCGACGCAGCCCGCTTCCGAGGACGGGACGCTGCACATCGACGAGAAGGCCTTCGTCGACGCGTCGACCTGGTATGCCGAGCTCGTCACCGAGAAGAAGGTCGCCGCACCCGTGGCATCCGCCTCCGACACCGGATGGGGCGAGAACCAGTACACGGGCGCCAACGCGGCGATGGCTGTGGACGGCACGTGGAACGCCGTGAGCTACCTCGACAACGAGTCCGGCTTCGCGGCCGGCATGGTCCCGCTGCCCGCCGGCGCGAACGGCAACCCCGGTCCGATCCTCGGCTCGGGCTACGGCATCTCGGCCAACTGCAAGAACCCCGAGGCCGCGCTCAAGGTCATGGGCTCGCTTCTCGGTGAGGACGCACAGGACTACATCGCGTCGTCCGGCCGTTCGTACCCCGCGCGCACGTCGTCGCAGCCGCTGTACTTCGAGTCGATCGACGAGCAGTACCGCGACCAGGTCCAGTCCGTCTTCGAGGCGGCCTTCGGCGACACGGTCCCGCTGTACATGACGAAGAACTGGCAGAAGCTCGACAGCTACATCCAGCCGAACCTGGTCAGCGTCTACAACGGCCAGATGACGATGGAAGAGCTGCTCTCGAACGCGCAGGCGCAGTTCGGCGAGTGA
- a CDS encoding carbohydrate ABC transporter permease produces MTITTRRRRSLAKVEAGQALGFASPALIGLALFTIVPVGLSIVMSVFDWPTFGERTFNGVDNYVKLFTSSPDFWPALRNSAVYTLLYVPLSVALSLVLALGLGSRIRGRGALRVLFFIPVVTPMVANVLVWKMMLQPQGLFNGLSQTWFGIELPNFLADPSWAMIMVVVMSVWQGLGYNMLIFSAALEQLPESVLEAASIDGARGFRRVWSIIIPMISPSIFFATIMTMITSLQVFVQPQMLTGGGPGNATKPLVMYIWEQGFTFGDLGLAAAAAWILFAIIIAITGLQFAAQKKWVHYEH; encoded by the coding sequence ATGACGATCACGACGAGACGTCGACGATCGCTCGCCAAGGTGGAGGCCGGTCAGGCGCTGGGATTCGCAAGCCCAGCCCTGATCGGGCTCGCCCTGTTCACGATCGTGCCCGTCGGGCTCTCGATCGTGATGAGCGTCTTCGACTGGCCGACCTTCGGCGAGCGGACCTTCAACGGGGTGGACAACTACGTCAAACTGTTCACCAGCAGCCCCGACTTCTGGCCGGCGCTGCGCAACTCGGCGGTGTACACGCTGCTCTACGTGCCGCTGAGCGTCGCTCTCTCGCTCGTGCTCGCTCTCGGCCTCGGTTCGCGCATCCGCGGACGAGGTGCCCTGCGCGTGCTCTTCTTCATCCCCGTGGTGACTCCCATGGTCGCCAACGTGCTGGTGTGGAAGATGATGCTGCAGCCGCAGGGACTGTTCAACGGTCTCTCGCAGACCTGGTTCGGCATCGAGCTGCCGAACTTCCTCGCAGACCCGTCGTGGGCCATGATCATGGTCGTCGTGATGAGCGTCTGGCAGGGGCTCGGCTACAACATGCTGATCTTCTCGGCCGCTCTCGAGCAGCTTCCCGAGAGCGTGCTCGAGGCGGCCAGCATCGACGGCGCCAGAGGGTTCCGACGGGTGTGGAGCATCATCATCCCGATGATCTCGCCGTCGATCTTCTTCGCAACGATCATGACGATGATCACGTCTCTGCAGGTGTTCGTGCAGCCGCAGATGCTCACCGGTGGCGGTCCGGGCAACGCCACCAAGCCCCTGGTGATGTACATCTGGGAGCAGGGATTCACCTTCGGCGACCTCGGCCTCGCCGCCGCAGCCGCCTGGATCCTCTTCGCGATCATCATCGCGATCACCGGGCTCCAGTTCGCAGCGCAGAAGAAGTGGGTGCACTATGAGCACTGA
- a CDS encoding ROK family transcriptional regulator yields MTNSADTTVDDPHTRRILDLVARGEARSRTELAALLGVAASTVGLRVQSLLDAGVLREAGDGTSRGGRRPRVLQIAADGFVLSADLGGGHARIGRHSLSGALLDSESIAVDVTEGPEATLDRLAVVFDRLTSTGRVHAIGISLPGPVDIATGSVDQPSRMPGWPGFRVGEHLSARYGVPVAVDNDANLAALGEHRERFGHTGHSITVKAGTAIGSGIIVDGRVHRGATSAAGDITHTRIDGSGDIPCSCGNTGCLETVASGASLVRQMRERGSDSVHTTTDVLSLARDADPLATTLVRTAGTHLGQALSGVVNFFNPHAVFLTGSMSASEPFIAAVRSRVYEACHPLATQRLRIESATTGADAILHGAARLALEGMDLPVATA; encoded by the coding sequence ATGACCAACTCCGCAGACACCACCGTCGACGATCCCCACACGCGGCGGATCCTCGACCTCGTCGCCCGCGGCGAGGCGCGCTCACGCACAGAGCTGGCCGCACTGCTGGGGGTTGCCGCGTCGACGGTCGGGCTCCGCGTGCAGTCCCTGCTCGATGCCGGGGTGCTCAGGGAAGCGGGAGACGGCACATCTCGCGGTGGTCGACGTCCCCGGGTGCTGCAGATCGCCGCAGACGGCTTCGTGCTCTCGGCCGACCTCGGCGGCGGACACGCCCGGATCGGCAGGCACTCCCTCAGCGGCGCACTGCTGGACAGCGAGTCGATCGCCGTCGACGTGACCGAGGGGCCCGAGGCCACGCTCGATCGCCTCGCCGTCGTGTTCGACCGCCTCACGAGCACGGGTAGGGTCCATGCGATCGGCATCAGCCTCCCCGGGCCCGTCGACATCGCGACCGGATCGGTCGACCAGCCCTCTCGCATGCCCGGCTGGCCAGGATTCCGCGTCGGCGAGCACCTCTCGGCGCGCTACGGCGTCCCCGTGGCCGTCGACAACGACGCCAACCTCGCGGCTCTCGGCGAGCACCGTGAGCGCTTCGGACACACGGGACACAGCATCACCGTCAAGGCCGGCACCGCGATCGGCAGCGGCATCATCGTCGACGGACGGGTGCATCGAGGAGCCACCTCAGCCGCGGGTGACATCACCCACACCCGCATCGACGGCAGCGGCGACATCCCGTGCTCGTGCGGCAACACCGGCTGCCTGGAGACCGTGGCCAGCGGCGCGAGCCTCGTGCGGCAGATGCGCGAGCGCGGCAGCGACTCCGTGCACACGACGACCGACGTGCTGAGCCTCGCCCGCGACGCCGATCCGCTGGCCACCACTCTGGTGCGCACCGCCGGCACTCACCTCGGACAGGCGCTGTCCGGAGTCGTGAACTTCTTCAACCCGCACGCGGTGTTCCTCACGGGCAGCATGAGCGCCTCCGAGCCGTTCATCGCCGCCGTCCGCAGTCGGGTGTACGAGGCGTGCCACCCGCTGGCGACCCAGCGTCTGCGGATCGAGTCGGCGACCACGGGCGCCGATGCCATCCTGCACGGTGCCGCACGCCTCGCGCTGGAGGGCATGGACCTCCCCGTGGCGACGGCCTGA